The Gammaproteobacteria bacterium genome window below encodes:
- a CDS encoding conserved hypothetical protein (Evidence 4 : Unknown function but conserved in other organisms) encodes MLFFPTKNGSSIMLRVLRSSFFLLMALIVIFYGLPAVADCKIGIMQSRRGDAQKFKPLMDYLNDKGFRNSLIAAPNYPNAARMFANGEIDAMFSGSAIAAILIAKGLTRPVVRPVSSDGQSTYWAVVIAAKGAPPFTGSVNYFSDKRLIFTPLASAGEIFYYSLPGRVDRDSVTVMKAASHSAALDSLNRGMADVAIIKNRVWDKDRFQFSTLEKVGEDHGENPDNTLLVSVKMDKWTLDQLTNILLGVHNDQSELAKQVRASLEIQGFIRTTEKDFKHSFLLLKRAGMNSAFDFTLP; translated from the coding sequence ATGCTATTTTTTCCCACCAAAAACGGATCATCGATTATGTTACGGGTTTTACGATCTTCTTTTTTTCTTTTAATGGCCTTGATTGTTATTTTTTATGGATTACCGGCGGTGGCCGATTGCAAAATCGGCATCATGCAATCGCGTCGGGGGGATGCCCAAAAATTTAAACCGTTAATGGATTATCTCAATGATAAAGGATTCAGGAATTCATTGATCGCAGCACCTAATTATCCAAACGCCGCCCGAATGTTCGCCAACGGAGAAATCGATGCGATGTTTAGCGGCTCTGCCATTGCCGCCATCCTGATTGCTAAAGGTCTTACTAGGCCCGTGGTTCGTCCGGTTTCCAGCGATGGTCAGAGCACGTACTGGGCGGTGGTAATAGCGGCAAAGGGTGCGCCGCCATTTACCGGCAGTGTCAACTATTTTAGTGACAAGCGTCTTATATTCACTCCTCTTGCTTCTGCTGGAGAAATTTTTTATTACTCCTTGCCGGGGCGCGTGGATCGGGACAGTGTGACGGTAATGAAAGCCGCTTCTCACAGTGCCGCGCTTGATAGCTTGAATCGTGGCATGGCAGACGTAGCTATTATCAAGAATCGCGTATGGGACAAGGATCGTTTTCAATTTTCGACCCTGGAGAAAGTCGGTGAGGATCACGGAGAGAACCCAGATAATACACTACTCGTTTCGGTCAAAATGGATAAATGGACGCTGGATCAACTTACTAATATTTTATTGGGAGTGCATAATGATCAATCTGAACTTGCCAAGCAAGTACGTGCTAGTTTAGAAATTCAGGGTTTCATTCGCACCACGGAAAAAGATTTCAAGCATAGTTTTTTATTATTGAAACGAGCGGGCATGAATAGCGCGTTTGATTTCACGTTGCCCTGA